In Bifidobacterium sp. ESL0775, the following are encoded in one genomic region:
- the glf gene encoding UDP-galactopyranose mutase, whose translation MAQNTDTDTTLPNLVVVGAGLFGLTVAQQAAENGHTVEIIDIRPHIGGNAYSYMDKETGAEIHQYGAHLFHTSNKRVWDYVNRFTEFTDYQHRVYATHDGEVYPMPINLGTINQFFHAHYTPAQAQELIKEQAGELAGTDPTNLNDKGIQLIGRPLYEAFIKNYTGKQWQTDPAELPASIIKRLPVRFTYDNHYFKDTWEGLPKDGYTAWMQRMIDDPKIHVTLNTDFFDESQPLNKKALLGRVPIVYTGPVDKYFDYSLGDLKWRTVDFKEQRYDEGDHFGCPVMNFVDADVPYTRAIEFKNFNPERREQQNPNKTVVWEEYSRSAGRDDEPYYPINTAADQKLYQQYKDLAAREPEVVFGGRLGTYAYYDMHQVINSALIAYEKQVDPLLGK comes from the coding sequence ATGGCACAGAACACGGACACGGACACGACGCTACCCAACCTCGTGGTGGTGGGCGCAGGGCTTTTCGGATTGACCGTCGCCCAGCAAGCGGCCGAGAACGGGCACACCGTCGAGATCATCGACATCCGGCCGCATATCGGCGGCAACGCTTACTCCTATATGGACAAGGAGACCGGCGCGGAGATCCACCAGTACGGCGCGCACCTCTTCCACACCTCCAACAAGCGCGTGTGGGACTACGTCAACCGCTTCACCGAGTTCACCGACTACCAGCACCGCGTCTACGCCACGCACGACGGCGAGGTCTACCCCATGCCGATCAATCTGGGGACCATCAACCAGTTCTTCCATGCGCATTACACGCCGGCACAGGCCCAGGAGCTTATCAAGGAGCAGGCGGGCGAACTGGCCGGCACCGACCCGACGAACCTGAACGACAAGGGCATCCAGCTCATCGGCCGGCCGCTTTACGAGGCGTTCATCAAGAACTACACGGGCAAGCAGTGGCAGACCGACCCGGCCGAGCTTCCGGCCTCAATCATCAAGCGCTTGCCTGTGCGCTTTACGTATGACAACCACTATTTCAAAGACACGTGGGAGGGCCTGCCCAAGGACGGCTACACCGCATGGATGCAGCGCATGATCGACGATCCGAAGATTCACGTCACGCTCAACACCGACTTCTTCGACGAAAGCCAGCCATTGAACAAGAAGGCTTTACTTGGGCGCGTGCCAATCGTCTACACCGGTCCGGTCGACAAATACTTCGATTATTCACTTGGCGACCTCAAATGGCGCACTGTCGATTTCAAAGAACAACGCTACGACGAAGGCGACCACTTCGGCTGCCCGGTGATGAACTTCGTGGACGCGGATGTGCCCTACACCCGCGCCATCGAGTTCAAGAACTTCAACCCGGAGCGCCGCGAGCAGCAGAATCCGAACAAGACCGTGGTCTGGGAGGAATACAGCCGCTCGGCCGGACGCGACGACGAGCCTTACTACCCCATCAACACCGCCGCCGACCAGAAGCTCTACCAGCAATACAAGGATCTGGCGGCCAGGGAGCCGGAAGTCGTTTTCGGCGGGCGCCTCGGCACCTACGCCTACTACGACATGCACCAAGTCATCAACAGCGCCCTCATCGCCTACGAAAAGCAGGTCGACCCGCTACTAGGCAAGTAA
- a CDS encoding inositol-3-phosphate synthase, producing the protein MSIRVAVAGIGNCASSLIQGVEYYKDAKDDEKIPGLMHNNFGGYRVRDIEFVTAFDVDALKVGKDISEAIGASQNNTYKFCDVPNKGVEVLRGPTYDGLGEYYRQMITESDAEPVDVAQVLKDKKVDVLVSYMPVGSEEADKAYAQAAMDAGCAFVNCLPVFIASDPEWAQKFRDAGVPIIGDDIKSQVGATITHRVMARLFEDRGVRLDRTYQLNVGGNMDFMNMLQRSRLESKKVSKTRAVTSIVPHEMDPHNVHIGPSDYVAWLDDRKLAFVRLEGTTFGDVPISLEYKLEDWDSPNSAGIVIDAVRAAKIALDRHLSGPILAPSSYFMKSPAVQHEDSEARQLVEKFIKGEVEGDEAELDADVKAAKDNGKDVWHA; encoded by the coding sequence ATGAGTATTCGCGTGGCAGTGGCAGGTATCGGTAACTGCGCCTCGTCCCTGATTCAAGGTGTCGAGTATTACAAGGACGCGAAGGACGACGAGAAGATCCCTGGGCTGATGCACAACAACTTCGGCGGCTACAGGGTTCGCGATATCGAGTTTGTCACGGCGTTCGACGTCGACGCCCTCAAGGTGGGCAAGGACATCTCCGAGGCCATCGGGGCTTCGCAGAACAACACCTACAAGTTCTGCGACGTGCCGAACAAGGGCGTCGAGGTGCTGCGCGGGCCGACTTACGACGGCCTCGGCGAGTATTACCGCCAGATGATCACCGAGTCCGACGCCGAGCCTGTCGACGTGGCCCAGGTCCTGAAGGACAAGAAGGTCGACGTTCTGGTCAGCTATATGCCCGTTGGCTCGGAAGAGGCTGACAAGGCCTACGCGCAGGCCGCGATGGACGCCGGTTGCGCCTTCGTCAACTGCCTGCCCGTCTTCATCGCCTCCGACCCCGAGTGGGCGCAGAAGTTCCGCGATGCCGGCGTGCCGATCATCGGCGACGACATCAAGAGCCAGGTCGGCGCCACCATCACCCACCGCGTGATGGCCCGTCTCTTCGAGGACCGTGGCGTTCGCCTCGACCGCACCTATCAGTTAAACGTCGGTGGCAACATGGACTTCATGAACATGCTGCAGCGCTCGCGCCTCGAATCCAAGAAGGTCTCCAAGACCCGCGCTGTCACCTCGATCGTGCCGCACGAGATGGATCCGCACAACGTCCACATCGGCCCGTCCGATTACGTGGCGTGGCTCGATGACCGCAAGCTCGCGTTCGTCCGCTTGGAAGGCACCACCTTCGGCGATGTGCCGATTAGCCTCGAGTACAAGCTTGAGGATTGGGATTCGCCGAACTCCGCAGGCATCGTCATCGACGCCGTTCGCGCCGCCAAGATCGCGCTCGACCGCCACCTCTCCGGCCCGATCCTCGCACCGAGCTCCTACTTCATGAAGTCCCCGGCCGTCCAGCATGAGGACTCCGAAGCCCGCCAGCTGGTGGAGAAGTTCATCAAGGGCGAGGTCGAAGGCGACGAGGCTGAACTCGATGCCGATGTCAAGGCCGCCAAGGACAACGGCAAGGACGTCTGGCACGCCTGA